In Streptococcus dysgalactiae subsp. dysgalactiae, the following are encoded in one genomic region:
- the purE gene encoding 5-(carboxyamino)imidazole ribonucleotide mutase has product MEAIVSIIMGSSSDWTTMQKAADVLDKFGIAYEKKVVSAHRTPDLMFKHAEEARGRGIKIIIAGAGGAAHLPGMVAAKTTLPVIGVPVKSRALSGLDSLYSIVQMPGGVPVATMAIGEAGATNAALTALRILSVENQNIADALADFQVEQGKIAEAMTDELK; this is encoded by the coding sequence ATGGAAGCAATTGTATCCATCATCATGGGTTCCAGTTCTGACTGGACAACCATGCAAAAAGCAGCAGACGTTTTGGATAAATTTGGCATTGCCTATGAGAAAAAAGTAGTTTCTGCCCATCGGACACCGGATTTAATGTTCAAACATGCCGAAGAAGCGCGTGGTCGTGGCATTAAGATTATTATTGCGGGTGCTGGCGGAGCTGCCCATTTGCCTGGTATGGTGGCTGCTAAAACAACCTTGCCGGTTATTGGTGTGCCTGTAAAATCCCGTGCCTTGAGTGGTCTTGATTCCCTTTACTCCATTGTTCAAATGCCAGGTGGCGTTCCAGTCGCAACTATGGCCATTGGAGAAGCTGGAGCAACCAATGCGGCGCTGACAGCTTTGCGGATCCTTTCTGTTGAAAATCAAAACATTGCGGATGCCTTAGCGGATTTCCAAGTGGAACAAGGTAAAATTGCGGAGGCCATGACAGATGAACTCAAGTAA
- the purK gene encoding 5-(carboxyamino)imidazole ribonucleotide synthase: MNSSKTIGIIGGGQLGQMMAISAIYLGHQVMTLDPSADCPAGRVSQLIVASYDDVGALTELAERCDVLTYEFENVDADGLDAVIKEGQLPQGTDLLRISQNRIFEKEFLANKAKVTVAPYKVVKISTDLDDIDLSKKYVLKTATGGYDGHGQVVIASDADLAAARELADSADCVLEEFVAFDLEVSVIVSGNQKEFTVFPVQENIHRNNILSKTIVPARISEGLAEKAKVMALEIAKELNLAGTLCVEMFVSKDDIIVNEIAPRPHNSGHYSIEACDFSQFDTHILGVLGLPLPAITLHAPAVMLNVLGQHVDKAQAYVQENPSAHLHLYGKLEAKQNRKMGHVTVFAEDAEEFGKGIDFN, translated from the coding sequence ATGAACTCAAGTAAAACCATTGGCATTATTGGTGGCGGACAACTTGGTCAAATGATGGCTATTTCCGCTATTTATCTGGGACATCAAGTGATGACGCTAGACCCCTCAGCCGACTGTCCAGCAGGGCGAGTTAGCCAGCTGATTGTGGCGTCTTATGATGATGTGGGTGCCCTAACTGAGCTTGCAGAGCGCTGCGATGTCCTAACCTATGAATTTGAAAATGTGGATGCTGATGGTTTGGATGCTGTCATCAAGGAGGGCCAACTGCCCCAAGGAACAGATCTGCTTCGAATTTCTCAGAATCGGATTTTTGAGAAAGAGTTTTTGGCCAATAAAGCCAAAGTCACTGTCGCACCTTACAAGGTAGTGAAGATTTCTACCGATTTGGACGATATTGATCTCAGTAAAAAATACGTTTTAAAAACGGCGACAGGTGGTTACGATGGGCACGGACAAGTGGTCATTGCCTCCGATGCTGACCTAGCTGCTGCTAGAGAATTAGCGGACTCAGCCGACTGTGTTTTGGAAGAATTTGTGGCCTTTGACTTGGAAGTGTCGGTCATCGTTTCAGGTAACCAAAAAGAGTTCACCGTCTTCCCTGTTCAAGAAAACATTCACCGCAACAATATCTTGTCAAAAACCATTGTGCCTGCCCGCATTTCGGAAGGTCTAGCAGAAAAAGCTAAGGTCATGGCCTTGGAGATTGCTAAGGAGTTGAACCTAGCAGGAACACTTTGTGTGGAAATGTTTGTCAGCAAGGATGACATTATTGTCAATGAGATTGCCCCAAGACCGCATAATTCTGGTCACTATTCCATTGAAGCTTGTGATTTCTCACAGTTCGACACTCATATTCTGGGTGTGCTTGGTTTGCCGCTGCCAGCCATTACTTTACACGCTCCAGCTGTCATGCTCAATGTCTTGGGTCAACATGTGGACAAAGCGCAAGCCTATGTCCAAGAAAACCCTAGCGCCCACCTTCATCTTTATGGTAAACTAGAAGCGAAACAAAACCGCAAGATGGGACATGTGACGGTGTTTGCGGAAGATGCTGAAGAGTTTGGCAAAGGAATCGATTTTAATTAA
- the purB gene encoding adenylosuccinate lyase, with the protein MLERYSRPEMANIWSEENKYRAWLEVEILADEAWAELGEIPKEDVAKIRANADFDVDRILEIEKETRHDVVAFTRAVSETLGDERKWVHYGLTSTDVVDTAYGYLYKQANDIIRRDLENFTQIVADKAREHKMTIMMGRTHGVHAEPTTFGLKLATWYSEMKRNQERFERAAAGVEAGKISGAVGNFANIPPFVEEYVCDKLGIRPQEISTQVLPRDLHAEYFAVLASIATSIERMATEIRGLQKSEQREVEEFFAKGQKGSSAMPHKRNPIGSENMTGLARVIRGHMVTAYENVPLWHERDISHSSAERIITPDTTILINYMLNRFGNIVKNLTVFPENMIRNMGSTFGLIFSQRVMLKLIEKGMTREGAYDLVQPKTAYSWDNQVDFKSLLEADEEVTSRLTQEEIDELFNPVYYTKRVDDIFKRLGL; encoded by the coding sequence ATGTTAGAAAGATATTCACGCCCTGAGATGGCGAACATTTGGAGTGAAGAGAATAAATACCGTGCTTGGTTAGAGGTGGAAATCTTAGCTGATGAGGCTTGGGCTGAGCTTGGTGAGATTCCGAAAGAGGATGTGGCTAAGATTCGTGCTAATGCCGACTTTGATGTGGATCGGATTCTTGAGATTGAAAAAGAAACCCGTCATGATGTGGTGGCTTTCACTCGTGCGGTTTCAGAAACGCTTGGTGATGAGCGCAAGTGGGTTCATTATGGTTTGACGTCAACGGACGTTGTTGATACGGCTTATGGTTACCTTTACAAACAGGCTAACGATATTATCCGTCGCGACCTAGAGAACTTTACGCAAATCGTGGCTGATAAGGCGCGTGAACACAAGATGACGATTATGATGGGGCGTACGCACGGTGTTCATGCGGAACCAACGACTTTTGGTCTTAAACTGGCAACTTGGTATAGTGAGATGAAACGTAATCAAGAACGTTTTGAACGTGCTGCTGCTGGGGTTGAGGCTGGTAAAATCTCTGGCGCGGTAGGCAATTTCGCCAATATTCCTCCATTTGTGGAAGAATATGTTTGTGATAAACTTGGCATCCGCCCCCAAGAAATTTCGACACAGGTCCTACCACGTGACCTCCATGCCGAATACTTTGCGGTTCTAGCAAGCATCGCAACTTCTATTGAACGCATGGCAACTGAAATCCGTGGTTTGCAAAAATCTGAACAACGTGAAGTGGAAGAGTTCTTTGCTAAAGGGCAAAAAGGTAGCTCAGCTATGCCACATAAACGTAACCCAATTGGTTCTGAAAATATGACTGGTTTGGCGCGTGTTATCCGTGGTCATATGGTTACTGCCTACGAAAATGTTCCTTTATGGCACGAACGTGATATTTCTCATTCTTCTGCAGAACGAATTATTACTCCAGATACAACCATTCTCATTAACTACATGCTTAACCGCTTTGGCAATATCGTTAAAAACTTAACGGTTTTCCCAGAAAATATGATCCGCAATATGGGTTCTACCTTTGGTCTTATTTTTAGCCAACGTGTTATGCTTAAATTGATTGAAAAAGGCATGACCCGCGAAGGTGCTTATGACTTGGTTCAACCAAAAACAGCTTACTCATGGGACAATCAAGTGGACTTTAAATCACTTTTAGAAGCTGATGAAGAAGTGACTTCTCGTCTAACACAAGAAGAAATCGACGAACTCTTCAACCCTGTTTATTACACCAAACGCGTGGATGACATCTTTAAACGATTAGGACTTTAA
- a CDS encoding helix-turn-helix domain-containing protein produces the protein MLEHFGEKVRGLRLEKGISREELCGDEAELSVRQLARIELGQSIPSLAKVIFIAKALEVSVGYLTDGANLELPKRYKELKYLILRTPTYMDDGKLQVRESQFDEIFENYYDQLPEEEKLIIECLQATLDTLLSENINFGVELLQEYFKQTKVKLRFKQNDLILIELYLAYLDIEGMYGEYSDKVFYDSLLDNLLKQFDDFELDELFIVNKIIIDISSLSIKTNKLDNLEKTIAISQKIMAKIQDWNRMPILKLIEWKYFLIKQKNRKQAEESYTKACLFAQITGDKYLEEQLIKEWEKDICAY, from the coding sequence ATGTTAGAGCATTTTGGTGAAAAAGTGAGAGGACTAAGACTTGAGAAAGGGATTAGTCGAGAGGAATTATGTGGAGATGAGGCAGAATTGTCTGTTCGCCAGTTGGCGAGGATAGAGCTAGGTCAATCTATACCAAGTTTAGCAAAGGTTATTTTTATTGCGAAAGCCTTAGAGGTCAGCGTCGGTTATTTGACGGATGGTGCTAACCTAGAACTCCCTAAACGATATAAAGAGTTAAAATATCTCATTTTAAGGACTCCGACTTATATGGACGATGGGAAATTGCAAGTCCGAGAGTCTCAGTTTGATGAGATATTCGAAAACTATTATGATCAATTGCCCGAGGAGGAAAAATTGATTATAGAATGTTTACAGGCTACGCTAGACACTTTATTGAGTGAAAACATCAATTTTGGTGTTGAATTATTGCAGGAATATTTTAAACAAACCAAAGTTAAGCTACGTTTTAAACAAAACGACTTGATACTTATTGAACTCTATCTGGCTTATCTCGATATTGAAGGGATGTATGGAGAATATTCTGATAAGGTTTTTTATGATTCTTTGTTAGATAACCTGTTAAAACAATTCGATGACTTTGAATTAGACGAACTGTTCATAGTTAATAAAATTATTATTGATATTTCTTCTTTAAGTATTAAAACTAATAAACTAGATAATCTAGAAAAGACGATTGCTATAAGTCAAAAAATCATGGCAAAAATTCAGGATTGGAATAGAATGCCTATACTAAAATTAATAGAATGGAAGTACTTTTTAATAAAGCAAAAGAACAGAAAACAAGCAGAGGAATCATATACAAAGGCGTGTCTGTTTGCGCAGATAACAGGAGACAAGTATTTGGAAGAGCAATTAATTAAAGAATGGGAGAAAGATATTTGTGCTTATTAA
- a CDS encoding quorum-sensing system DWW-type pheromone yields the protein MFKRYHYYFILTAMLAFKAAQMISQVDWWRL from the coding sequence ATGTTCAAAAGATATCACTACTATTTTATACTTACTGCTATGTTGGCATTTAAAGCAGCTCAGATGATAAGTCAAGTGGATTGGTGGCGTTTGTAA
- the ruvB gene encoding Holliday junction branch migration DNA helicase RuvB — protein MTRILDNDVMGDEELVERTLRPKYLREYIGQDKVKEQLNIFIEAAKLRDESLDHVLLFGPPGLGKTTMAFVIANELGVNLKQTSGPAIEKAGDLVAILNDLEPGDVLFIDEIHRLPMAVEEVLYSAMEDFYIDIMIGAGDTSRSVHLDLPPFTLIGATTRAGMLSNPLRARFGITGHMEYYQEADLTEIIERTANIFDMEIVHEAAQELACRSRGTPRIANRLLKRVRDYAQIVGDGVITAQITDKALTMLDVDREGLDYVDQKILRTMIEMYQGGPVGLGTLSVNIAEERDTVEDMYEPYLIQKGFLMRTRTGRVVTEKAYRHLGYPYPSN, from the coding sequence ATGACTAGAATTTTAGATAATGATGTAATGGGGGATGAAGAGCTTGTTGAGCGAACGCTTCGTCCGAAGTATTTGCGTGAGTACATTGGGCAAGATAAGGTTAAGGAGCAATTAAACATTTTTATTGAAGCGGCTAAGCTTCGTGATGAATCTTTAGATCATGTGTTGTTGTTTGGCCCTCCAGGTTTAGGGAAAACCACAATGGCATTTGTGATTGCTAATGAATTAGGGGTTAATCTGAAACAAACATCTGGTCCGGCAATCGAGAAGGCTGGTGATTTGGTAGCTATTTTGAATGATCTGGAACCAGGAGATGTGCTCTTTATTGATGAAATTCATCGTCTGCCTATGGCAGTCGAAGAAGTATTGTACAGTGCTATGGAAGATTTTTACATCGATATCATGATTGGTGCTGGGGACACTAGTCGAAGTGTTCATTTGGATTTACCACCTTTTACATTGATTGGAGCTACAACACGAGCTGGGATGTTGTCAAATCCTTTGCGAGCTCGATTTGGCATTACTGGACACATGGAATACTATCAGGAAGCTGATTTGACTGAAATTATCGAACGAACAGCTAATATTTTTGACATGGAAATTGTTCATGAAGCGGCTCAAGAGTTAGCTTGCCGTAGTCGGGGAACACCGCGTATTGCTAATAGATTGTTAAAGCGGGTACGTGATTATGCTCAGATTGTTGGAGATGGCGTCATCACGGCTCAGATTACAGACAAAGCCCTAACCATGCTTGATGTTGACCGAGAAGGTCTTGATTATGTAGATCAGAAGATTTTACGAACCATGATTGAAATGTATCAGGGTGGACCGGTTGGGTTAGGCACTTTATCAGTTAATATTGCAGAAGAACGTGATACAGTTGAAGACATGTACGAACCTTATCTGATTCAAAAAGGATTTCTAATGCGTACACGAACTGGTCGTGTGGTGACGGAAAAAGCCTATCGTCATCTTGGTTATCCATATCCGTCTAACTAA
- a CDS encoding low molecular weight protein-tyrosine-phosphatase, with the protein MKKVCFVCLGNICRSPMAEFVMKTLVSSDTFFVESRATSSWEQGNPIHPGTQSILKAYQIDYDVAKRAQQITVADFEAFDVIIGMDSKNVKDLRDMSHHQWDAKIKLFREGGVPDPWYTGDFEETYRLVTQGCQKWLKELGVD; encoded by the coding sequence ATGAAAAAAGTATGTTTTGTTTGTCTTGGGAATATTTGTCGAAGCCCTATGGCTGAATTTGTCATGAAAACTTTGGTGTCATCTGATACTTTTTTCGTGGAGAGTCGAGCGACCTCAAGTTGGGAACAGGGCAATCCTATTCATCCGGGCACGCAATCCATTTTGAAGGCTTATCAGATTGACTATGACGTGGCAAAACGTGCTCAGCAAATCACAGTAGCTGATTTTGAGGCTTTTGATGTGATTATTGGTATGGATAGCAAAAATGTTAAAGATCTTAGGGATATGTCACACCATCAGTGGGATGCTAAAATTAAACTTTTTAGAGAGGGTGGCGTCCCTGATCCTTGGTACACAGGCGATTTTGAAGAAACCTATCGATTAGTAACCCAAGGTTGTCAGAAGTGGTTAAAGGAACTAGGGGTTGACTAG
- a CDS encoding MORN repeat-containing protein, producing MTNIQSMIKKWNITRAKLEIFSVIVILVCALSVFGVRLTHQTSLTYEQGKMRYTGYVVNHKMNGKGKLIYPNGDTYVGTFKNGVFEGEGTFTAKTGWSYKGQFHKGQADGKGVLKAKNAKVYKGTFKQGIFQK from the coding sequence ATGACAAATATACAAAGTATGATTAAAAAATGGAATATCACACGAGCCAAGCTTGAAATTTTCTCAGTCATTGTTATTTTGGTTTGTGCCCTTTCGGTTTTTGGAGTGAGGCTAACACATCAAACTAGTCTGACCTACGAACAGGGAAAAATGCGGTATACAGGTTATGTTGTCAACCATAAGATGAATGGCAAAGGTAAGCTGATTTATCCCAATGGGGATACTTATGTTGGGACCTTCAAAAATGGTGTTTTTGAGGGAGAGGGAACTTTTACAGCTAAAACAGGCTGGTCTTATAAAGGTCAGTTTCATAAAGGTCAAGCAGATGGTAAAGGTGTGCTAAAGGCAAAAAATGCGAAGGTTTATAAAGGAACCTTCAAACAGGGGATATTTCAAAAATGA
- a CDS encoding acyltransferase family protein: MRIKWFSFVRVTGLLLVLLYHFFKNTFPGGFIGVDIFFTFSGYLITALLIDEYTKKESIDIIGFLRRRFYRIVPPLVLMILLTIPFTFLVKSDFIANLGSQIAAVLGFTTNIYEILTGSSYESQFIPHLFVHTWSLAIEVHFYLIWGVLIWLLAKRQDSHKKLRGLLFLISSGVFAVSFLSMFIRAFVTSNISLIYFSSFSHSFPFFLGAMFATMTGIKETTVRFQKNVRLWSRQQVIAVMVGASALLLLLTITLNFNHIMTYLFGFALASLFASVMIYAARVLHEQTPDWQEPKVVTYLADISYGIYLFHWPFYIIFTQLMSNVLAVILTTFFSVLFATMSYYIVEPLIQGKKPNLLGLEIDLSPYYKWISGVSLVLAFLAFGICVAAPKVGKFERQLLVSSLQQAQNNIERTHTLAAGDAKAFSDVSIIGDSVALRSSAAFSKLMPQAQLDAAVSRNFSEAFELFTNQINSNSLSNTVVLAVGVNSLDNYVQDVQSFIEALPKGHRLVLVSPYNAKNATQVAEARDYAIKLPKKYKYVTIADWYKIAIDNPDIWYGSDGVHYSEDSQGAELYVSTIQKAIEQAAKKVAK, translated from the coding sequence ATGAGAATAAAATGGTTTTCGTTTGTTAGGGTAACAGGGCTTTTGCTGGTCTTACTCTATCACTTTTTTAAAAACACATTTCCAGGAGGCTTTATAGGAGTTGATATTTTCTTCACTTTTTCAGGCTATCTAATCACAGCTCTCTTGATAGATGAATACACCAAAAAAGAAAGCATAGATATTATTGGTTTCCTAAGAAGGCGGTTTTATCGTATTGTTCCTCCGCTCGTTTTAATGATTTTATTGACTATCCCTTTTACTTTTTTAGTTAAAAGCGATTTTATTGCTAATTTAGGAAGTCAGATTGCAGCTGTTCTAGGGTTCACAACTAATATTTATGAGATATTAACAGGAAGCAGTTACGAAAGTCAATTTATCCCTCATCTCTTTGTTCACACATGGAGTTTAGCCATTGAAGTCCATTTTTATTTGATTTGGGGAGTGTTGATTTGGTTGTTAGCTAAGCGTCAGGATAGTCATAAGAAGCTGAGAGGCCTTCTCTTTTTAATATCATCAGGAGTTTTTGCAGTCAGCTTTTTGAGCATGTTTATCAGAGCTTTTGTGACTTCTAATATATCATTGATTTATTTTTCAAGCTTCTCACATAGCTTCCCTTTCTTTTTGGGAGCGATGTTTGCGACGATGACAGGTATCAAGGAAACGACCGTTCGTTTTCAAAAAAATGTTCGGTTGTGGTCGCGTCAGCAAGTGATTGCTGTGATGGTTGGTGCTTCTGCCCTTTTACTCTTATTGACCATTACCTTGAATTTTAATCATATTATGACTTATTTATTTGGCTTTGCATTAGCTAGTTTATTTGCATCGGTTATGATTTACGCTGCGCGTGTGCTTCACGAACAGACGCCAGACTGGCAAGAGCCTAAAGTAGTAACGTATTTGGCTGATATTAGTTACGGTATTTACCTTTTCCATTGGCCTTTTTACATTATTTTTACCCAATTAATGTCAAATGTCTTGGCGGTTATTCTGACCACTTTCTTTTCGGTCTTGTTTGCTACCATGTCTTATTATATTGTGGAACCTTTGATTCAAGGTAAGAAACCTAACTTGCTTGGTTTGGAAATTGATTTGTCTCCCTATTATAAGTGGATTTCAGGAGTATCATTGGTCTTAGCCTTCCTGGCTTTTGGGATCTGTGTTGCAGCTCCAAAAGTGGGCAAATTTGAACGTCAGCTATTGGTAAGTTCTTTGCAACAGGCACAAAATAATATTGAACGAACGCATACACTAGCAGCAGGAGATGCAAAGGCTTTCAGTGATGTGAGTATTATCGGTGACTCTGTTGCTCTTAGATCCAGTGCAGCTTTCTCAAAACTCATGCCACAGGCTCAGTTAGATGCCGCGGTAAGTCGTAATTTTTCGGAAGCATTTGAGTTATTTACTAATCAAATTAACTCTAACTCTTTATCTAATACAGTTGTTTTAGCAGTTGGGGTCAATTCACTAGATAACTATGTCCAAGACGTTCAATCATTTATTGAAGCTTTACCAAAAGGACATCGTTTGGTCTTAGTTTCTCCGTATAATGCTAAAAATGCAACTCAAGTAGCCGAGGCGAGAGATTATGCTATTAAGCTCCCTAAAAAATATAAGTACGTGACGATAGCAGACTGGTACAAGATTGCTATCGATAACCCAGATATCTGGTATGGCAGTGATGGTGTGCATTACAGTGAAGACAGTCAAGGGGCTGAGTTATACGTTTCTACTATCCAAAAAGCCATTGAACAAGCTGCTAAAAAAGTCGCTAAATAA
- the adhE gene encoding bifunctional acetaldehyde-CoA/alcohol dehydrogenase, protein MTEGHNTVETTSVSATIDTLVQKGLAALEEMRKLDQEQVDYIVAKASVAALDAHGVLAKHAYEETGRGVFEDKATKNLFACEHVVNNMRHQKTVGIIEEDDVTGLTLIAEPVGVICGITPTTNPTSTAIFKSLISLKTRNPIIFAFHPSAQESSAHAARIVRDAAIAAGAPENCVQWVETPSLEATNALMNHDGIATILATGGNAMVKAAYSCGKPALGVGAGNVPAYVEKSANIRQAAHDIVMSKSFDNGMVCASEQAVIVDKEIYDDFVAEFKSYHTYFVNKKEKALLEEFCFGAKANSKNCAGAKLNPNIVGKPATWIAEQAGFTVPEGTNILAAECKEVSENEPLTREKLSPVIAVLKSESREDGVEKARQMVEFNGLGHSAAIHTADAELAKEFGTRIRAIRVIWNSPSTFGGIGDVYNAFLPSLTLGCGSYGRNSVGDNVSAVNLLNIKKVGRRRNNMQWFKVPSKTYFERDSIQYLQKCRDVERVMIVTDHAMVELGFLDRIIEQLDLRRNKVVYQIFADVEPDPDITTVMKGTELMRTFKPDTIIALGGGSPMDAAKVMWLFYEQPEVDFHDLVQKFMDIRKRAFKFPELGKKTKFIAIPTTSGTGSEVTPFAVISDKANNRKYPIADYSLTPTVAIVDPALVLTVPGFIAADTGMDVLTHATEAYVSQMANDFTDGLALQAIKIVFETLEKSVKEADFESREKMHNASTMAGMAFANAFLGISHSMAHKIGAQFHTVHGRTNAILLPYVIRYNGTRPAKTATWPKYNYYRADEKYQDIAKLLGLPASTPEEAVESYAKAVYELGCRVGIKMNFKDQGIDENEWKEHSRALAYLAYEDQCSPANPRLPMVDHMQEIIEDAYYGYAERPGRRK, encoded by the coding sequence ATGACTGAAGGACATAACACTGTTGAAACAACCTCTGTTTCTGCGACAATTGATACTCTTGTTCAAAAAGGTTTAGCTGCTCTTGAAGAGATGCGTAAGCTTGACCAAGAACAAGTTGACTATATCGTAGCAAAAGCTTCTGTTGCTGCCTTGGATGCACATGGAGTACTTGCTAAACATGCTTACGAAGAAACAGGTCGCGGTGTCTTTGAAGATAAAGCAACAAAAAATCTATTTGCTTGTGAGCATGTGGTTAATAACATGCGCCATCAAAAAACAGTAGGAATTATTGAAGAAGATGACGTGACAGGTTTGACGTTGATTGCTGAGCCGGTGGGTGTTATCTGTGGGATTACGCCAACAACTAACCCAACTTCAACAGCTATCTTTAAATCTTTAATCTCGTTAAAAACACGTAATCCAATCATTTTTGCTTTCCACCCATCTGCTCAAGAATCATCAGCGCATGCCGCTCGGATTGTTAGAGATGCTGCTATAGCCGCTGGTGCTCCTGAGAACTGTGTTCAGTGGGTTGAAACACCATCGCTTGAAGCAACAAATGCTTTGATGAATCATGATGGCATTGCAACCATCCTTGCTACAGGTGGAAATGCTATGGTTAAAGCAGCTTACTCATGTGGAAAACCTGCTCTTGGGGTAGGTGCTGGTAATGTTCCAGCCTATGTGGAAAAATCTGCTAACATCCGCCAAGCAGCTCATGATATTGTTATGTCAAAATCATTTGACAACGGTATGGTCTGTGCGTCTGAACAAGCTGTTATCGTGGACAAAGAAATCTATGACGACTTTGTTGCAGAGTTCAAATCTTATCATACTTATTTTGTAAATAAAAAAGAAAAAGCCCTTCTTGAAGAATTCTGTTTTGGTGCAAAAGCTAACAGCAAAAACTGTGCTGGCGCTAAATTGAATCCAAACATTGTTGGGAAACCAGCTACTTGGATTGCAGAACAAGCTGGATTTACTGTCCCAGAAGGAACGAATATTCTTGCTGCAGAATGTAAAGAAGTTTCAGAAAATGAGCCATTAACACGTGAAAAATTATCTCCAGTCATTGCTGTTTTGAAGTCTGAATCACGTGAAGACGGTGTTGAAAAAGCTCGTCAAATGGTTGAATTTAATGGACTTGGTCACTCAGCTGCCATTCATACAGCAGATGCAGAGTTGGCGAAGGAATTTGGTACTAGAATTCGTGCTATCCGTGTCATCTGGAATTCACCTTCTACATTTGGTGGTATCGGTGATGTTTACAATGCTTTCTTACCATCATTGACCTTAGGATGTGGTTCTTATGGCCGCAACTCAGTTGGTGATAACGTTAGTGCTGTTAATCTCTTGAACATCAAAAAAGTAGGAAGACGTAGAAATAATATGCAATGGTTTAAAGTTCCTTCAAAAACATACTTCGAACGTGATTCAATTCAATACCTTCAAAAATGCCGTGACGTTGAACGCGTGATGATTGTTACTGACCATGCCATGGTTGAACTTGGCTTCTTGGATCGTATCATTGAACAATTGGACCTTCGTCGTAATAAAGTGGTTTACCAAATCTTTGCAGATGTTGAACCAGATCCAGATATTACAACGGTTATGAAAGGTACTGAATTAATGCGTACCTTCAAGCCAGACACCATTATTGCCCTTGGGGGTGGTTCCCCAATGGATGCTGCCAAAGTAATGTGGTTATTCTATGAGCAACCAGAAGTTGATTTCCATGACCTTGTCCAAAAATTCATGGATATTCGTAAACGTGCTTTCAAATTCCCAGAACTTGGTAAGAAAACAAAATTCATTGCCATTCCAACTACATCTGGTACAGGTTCAGAGGTAACACCATTTGCTGTTATTTCAGACAAGGCTAACAACCGTAAGTACCCAATTGCTGACTACTCATTGACACCAACTGTGGCAATTGTTGACCCAGCTTTGGTATTGACAGTTCCAGGCTTTATCGCTGCAGATACTGGTATGGACGTTTTGACACACGCCACAGAAGCTTATGTATCTCAAATGGCTAACGACTTTACAGATGGTTTGGCGCTTCAAGCAATTAAGATTGTCTTTGAAACTCTTGAAAAATCTGTTAAAGAAGCTGACTTTGAGTCACGTGAAAAAATGCATAATGCTTCAACAATGGCAGGTATGGCATTTGCCAATGCTTTCCTAGGTATTTCTCACTCAATGGCACATAAGATTGGTGCACAATTCCACACTGTTCATGGTCGTACCAATGCAATCTTGCTTCCATACGTTATCCGTTACAACGGTACACGTCCAGCTAAGACTGCAACATGGCCTAAGTACAATTACTACCGTGCGGATGAAAAATACCAAGACATTGCGAAATTATTAGGACTTCCAGCTTCAACACCAGAAGAAGCCGTTGAGTCTTATGCGAAAGCTGTTTATGAGCTTGGTTGCCGTGTTGGCATTAAGATGAACTTCAAAGATCAAGGAATTGATGAGAACGAGTGGAAAGAACATTCACGTGCCTTGGCTTACCTTGCTTATGAAGACCAATGTTCGCCTGCTAACCCACGCTTACCAATGGTTGACCATATGCAAGAAATCATTGAAGATGCTTATTATGGTTACGCAGAGCGCCCAGGACGCCGTAAATAA